From a single Apium graveolens cultivar Ventura chromosome 2, ASM990537v1, whole genome shotgun sequence genomic region:
- the LOC141707580 gene encoding large ribosomal subunit protein uL16 yields the protein MGRRPARCYRQIKNKPYPKSRFCRGVPDPKIRIYDVGMKKKGVDEFPFCVHLVSWEKENVSSEALEAARIACNKYMTKFAGKDAFHLRVRVHPFHVLRINKMLSCAGADRLQTGMRGAFGKPLGTCARVSIGQVLLSVRCKDTNSQHAQEALRRAKFKFPGRQKIIVSRKWGFTKFSRTDYVKWKAENRILPDGVNAKLLGCHGPLARRQPGRAFIDAVAT from the exons ATGGGAAGAA GACCTGCAAGGTGTTACCGTCAGATTAAGAACAAGCCATATCCCAAATCTCGCTTCTGCCGTGGTGTGCCTGATCCTAAGATTAGGATTTATGATGTTGGAATGAAAAAGAAGGGAGTCGATGAATTTCCTTTCTGTGTCCATTTGGTCTCCTGGGAGAAGGAAAATGTCTCCAGTGAGGCATTGGAAGCTGCTCGTATTGCTTGCAACAAGTACATGACTAAGTTTGCTGGTAAAGATGCTTTCCATCTACGAGTAAGGGTTCACCCATTCCATGTGCTGCGTATCAATAAGATGTTGTCGTGTGCTGGGGCTGATAGGCTCCAGACTGGTATGAGGGGTGCTTTTGGGAAGCCACTGGGAACCTGTGCACGTGTCAGTATTGGTCAGGTGCTCCTCTCAGTCCGCTGCAAGGACACTAACAGCCAGCATGCTCAGGAGGCATTGCGCCGTGCCAAGTTCAAGTTTCCTGGACGTCAGAAGATCATTGTTAGCAGGAAATG GGGATTCACCAAGTTTAGCCGGACTGATTATGTTAAGTGGAAGGCAGAAAACCGCATTCTTCCTGATGGTGTGAATGCCAAG CTTCTGGGTTGTCATGGACCTCTTGCAAGACGCCAGCCCGGTAGAGCTTTTATTGATGCTGTTGCTACCTAG
- the LOC141707579 gene encoding cytochrome b-c1 complex subunit 8-2, mitochondrial-like: MGVGGGSSAKVKSVVYALSPYQQQTMPGLWKDFTSKIYKRTLGDWVSISLVAVPVIGTYMYANDYKEKEKMSHRY; the protein is encoded by the exons ATGGGTGTAGGAGGAGGATCATCAGCAAAAGTGAAGTCGGTGGTGTACGCACTATCTCCGTATCAGCAACAGACCATGCCTGGTCTCTGGAAAGATTTCACAAGCAAGATCTATAAGAGGACTCTTGGCGATTGGGTCAGCATCTCTCTCGTTGCTGTTCCTGTTATCGGTACTTACAT GTATGCCAATGACTACAAGGAAAAAGAGAAGATGTCGCATAGGTACTGA